DNA from Armatimonadota bacterium:
CTCTACACGCTCCCTTGGCTCCGGGGTCGGTGGGGTCTGAGGGGGCGATGGTGCTCGAACGGCTGGCGTCTCAGGGTGTCGCGGGCGGTCCCCTGTGGTCCGGCCTCTTCGCCCCTGTGGGGCCTATCCTCCTGTTTCCGGCTTTCTTCCGGGCGCTCTGGGGTCCGCGCATGTGGAAGGGCCGGCAGCTCTCCCCGGGTCGGGTGTCTGGGAGGGGTCGGGGCGGGTGGACAGCCCGCACTCAGGGGCGTGGTCCAGGCCGGCAGCCGGAGCAGTAGAAGGTGACCCCCCGGTGTTTAGGCGACGGACGGGCTCACCGCAGCGGAGGCACGGTCTGTGCGCCCGGCGGTAGACCACCCAAGTAGAGGAGCAGGTGTTTGCCGTAACCCTCCACCCTGTGCACCGTGGCCCTCACGCGGACTGCTTGCCGGGAGCCGAGCTACCCTAGACCCGGCTGAGACGGTGAGCCGTCCGGTAGACCTGAGGCTCCTCCGTCGCGGTGAGGCGCGGGGCTTCTAAGGGACGACCCGGCCGTCCTGAATGCGGACCACGCGGTCCGCCTCGGCCGCGAACCGCTCGTCGTGGGTGACCATGACGAAGGTCTTCTTGAGAGAGCGGTTGAGCTCCCGCATCAGTTCGAAGACCGCCCGCCCGCTGGCGCTGTCCAGGTTCCCCGTGGGCTCGTCTGCGAGGACGAGCACGGGGTCGTTCGCCAGGGCCCGGATCACTGCCACCCGCTGCTGCTGGCCGCCGGAGAGCTGATGGGGGAAAGCCCGGACGTAGGGGAGCAGGCCGACGCGTTCCAGCAGGCCGGTGACGCGCTGGAGCTCCTCTGACCGGACCGGGCCCTTGAGGCGGAGGGGCAGCAGGGCGTTGTCGAGGACGTTCAGCTCCGGCAACAGGTAGTAGC
Protein-coding regions in this window:
- a CDS encoding ABC transporter ATP-binding protein, encoding LVGLLDRPTEGRVLLAGQDVSDLPDHARSVLRRDLIGFVFQSYYLLPELNVLDNALLPLRLKGPVRSEELQRVTGLLERVGLLPYVRAFPHQLSGGQQQRVAVIRALANDPVLVLADEPTGNLDSASGRAVFELMRELNRSLKKTFVMVTHDERFAAEADRVVRIQDGRVVP